One Leptospira wolbachii serovar Codice str. CDC genomic region harbors:
- a CDS encoding lysylphosphatidylglycerol synthase transmembrane domain-containing protein, with product MRKLLFGILVSGIAVYFLSKNFDLTEFERLEGKINWWIFPLLFLSNLWAFIPFSIRWYYLLEKKISFAQAFTTAIIGVGLNMVLPARGGDLVRLIMNKRDTELPLTHLFSRLFLEKVMDLGSVVVIGAAALFYMGLGQSKNLSLLLISALVIVGMIVGLILVRYFLDPLRKIAKTIFGIIGKHGLYEEKLDHHLVEFSSFLKGDKLLKPVLYSIPTWVLGYAVSYYLAGLLIDMPLKFPEALLFMFLGGMGVAIPSAPSGIGVFHAAIISGFIILGRDPGEGLVYATVVHLTQFIITTSLALVAYLYWRLTHEKKNKIQSF from the coding sequence ATGAGAAAATTATTATTTGGAATCTTAGTTTCAGGCATTGCGGTTTATTTTCTTTCAAAAAACTTTGACCTGACCGAATTCGAACGTTTAGAAGGAAAAATCAATTGGTGGATTTTCCCATTGTTATTCCTTTCGAATCTATGGGCATTTATACCCTTCTCGATTCGCTGGTATTATCTATTAGAGAAAAAGATTAGTTTTGCCCAGGCCTTTACCACAGCCATCATCGGTGTCGGACTCAATATGGTTCTTCCAGCAAGAGGTGGTGACTTAGTGCGCCTCATCATGAACAAAAGAGATACAGAGCTTCCTCTCACTCACTTATTCAGTCGTCTCTTTTTGGAAAAGGTGATGGATCTTGGTTCTGTCGTTGTGATTGGCGCTGCTGCTCTCTTTTATATGGGACTTGGACAGTCCAAAAACTTAAGCCTCCTTCTCATCTCTGCTCTTGTGATTGTCGGGATGATTGTTGGACTTATTCTAGTTCGGTATTTTTTAGATCCCCTACGTAAAATAGCTAAAACAATATTTGGTATCATCGGCAAACATGGGTTATACGAAGAAAAATTAGACCACCATTTAGTGGAATTTTCCTCCTTTTTAAAAGGCGACAAATTACTAAAGCCTGTTCTTTATTCCATTCCTACTTGGGTTTTAGGTTATGCAGTCTCCTATTATTTGGCAGGCCTACTCATCGACATGCCTCTTAAATTTCCAGAGGCACTTCTCTTTATGTTCCTTGGTGGAATGGGTGTAGCAATTCCTTCGGCACCATCCGGAATTGGTGTTTTCCATGCAGCCATCATCTCTGGATTTATCATCCTTGGACGGGATCCAGGCGAAGGTCTAGTGTATGCAACAGTGGTCCACCTTACACAATTTATTATCACCACAAGTTTAGCTCTTGTGGCATATCTCTACTGGCGATTAACTCACGAGAAAAAAAACAAAATCCAAAGTTTTTAA
- a CDS encoding tetratricopeptide repeat protein produces the protein MAFFIFVGAAVIMLGFLLTFIVGQRRDSYAKALSLATLGNFLDARALVREKLEEDHQNPYGHYVMAKIYAMENDPLNEAKHLEIIKKNNRYTKEIDSVTVSNRVADIYYNKDFFEEAFFHYLDTLQADRSNPIACLRLGFMALGQKEFKIADHFFSRIPEEKINLSSYFIARGVISGVTGGGKEKDYFEKAYKLEKSPVSGFLYALSLSRENKHKDAVKIAVAISEQIEDEFVRFTLFQFLMTEAILMQNFPEALKYGRLCMEMARLNAWHSEIIESSIHFAMITIYMGRLDDASEYLIEAEVERLDDPDVVALANLKYRLERGTGTVESLTHEYDLSRELNLLSVNLFPNSRYFELSGMRSSKPFNIKGMVDDGGKKLTSKLDMLGLDKFEKFISLPGTNFKNQATRMVMSMGYRVTKEISNPEGDGVNLLASSKEDVNKRALFRVRKWKDAKVSDVFLREMTNQMEELGATRGYVIGNFDVTEGGKKIIAASNGALEMYSGDLFEDLLNKTM, from the coding sequence TTGGCATTTTTTATCTTTGTGGGAGCAGCAGTCATTATGCTCGGGTTTCTCTTGACCTTCATTGTCGGGCAGAGACGGGATAGTTATGCTAAGGCACTAAGCCTCGCCACTTTGGGGAACTTTTTGGATGCAAGGGCCCTTGTTCGTGAAAAACTAGAAGAAGACCACCAAAACCCTTATGGGCACTACGTTATGGCAAAAATCTATGCCATGGAGAATGACCCCTTAAACGAAGCCAAACACCTAGAAATCATTAAAAAGAACAACCGGTATACAAAAGAAATCGATTCCGTAACGGTTTCTAACCGTGTTGCGGATATCTATTATAACAAAGATTTTTTTGAAGAAGCGTTTTTCCATTATTTAGATACCCTCCAAGCCGATAGATCCAATCCCATTGCATGCCTTCGGTTGGGATTTATGGCTCTAGGACAAAAAGAATTTAAAATTGCTGACCATTTCTTTTCGCGTATCCCAGAAGAGAAAATAAATCTCTCTTCCTACTTCATCGCCCGAGGTGTGATCTCTGGAGTGACAGGAGGCGGAAAGGAAAAAGATTACTTCGAAAAGGCCTACAAACTAGAAAAGTCACCTGTCTCTGGTTTTTTATACGCACTCTCTTTGTCGCGTGAAAACAAACACAAAGATGCTGTTAAAATTGCAGTGGCTATCAGCGAACAGATCGAAGACGAATTTGTTCGGTTCACCTTGTTTCAATTTTTAATGACAGAAGCTATCTTGATGCAAAATTTTCCAGAAGCATTGAAGTATGGGCGACTATGTATGGAGATGGCAAGGCTCAATGCTTGGCATAGTGAAATCATAGAAAGCAGCATTCACTTTGCAATGATTACCATTTACATGGGTCGTTTGGACGATGCTTCCGAATATTTAATTGAGGCCGAAGTAGAACGGTTAGATGATCCCGATGTGGTGGCCCTTGCCAATTTAAAATATAGATTAGAACGGGGAACAGGAACCGTTGAATCTTTAACACATGAATATGATCTTTCCCGCGAACTCAATTTACTTTCTGTCAATTTATTTCCAAACTCTAGATACTTTGAACTGAGTGGGATGCGTTCTTCCAAACCCTTTAATATCAAAGGTATGGTGGATGATGGCGGAAAAAAACTAACTTCCAAATTAGATATGTTGGGGTTGGATAAATTTGAGAAGTTTATCAGCCTTCCTGGAACTAATTTTAAAAATCAAGCCACTCGTATGGTGATGAGTATGGGGTATCGTGTCACCAAGGAGATTTCCAATCCAGAAGGGGATGGTGTGAATTTACTTGCATCTTCTAAAGAAGATGTCAATAAAAGGGCACTATTCCGTGTTCGCAAATGGAAGGATGCCAAAGTATCCGATGTATTCCTTCGGGAGATGACAAACCAAATGGAAGAGTTAGGTGCGACTAGAGGTTATGTGATTGGTAATTTTGACGTAACCGAAGGTGGGAAAAAAATCATCGCTGCAAGTAACGGAGCACTCGAAATGTACAGCGGAGATTTGTTTGAGGACCTTCTCAACAAAACGATGTGA
- a CDS encoding ROK family protein, with translation MRNAIGVDVGGGSIRASLFDESGNEIKSQVSPTPDHLENDHFLKILKDTIRPLVKDGIGIGVGSPGPLDNERGVMISSANMLGLKNLPIKESLKQEFSLPVWYENDANCAALGEAYFGAYKNTESQLILTLGTGVGGGFVNKGILYSGYLGNGIEIGHTTSVIGGALCGCGVRGCVESYFSTRGLLSRYKEKSNQTLENAEEFFQLVRNNDPLAKEILDFGTLALAHAVRNAVHLLNPEAVVFVGGITKSYDLFGKILESEIRSSIFPVLNDRLKIGAGASLSGALGAASLVFSKEKV, from the coding sequence TTGCGAAATGCCATCGGAGTGGATGTCGGAGGGGGAAGCATTCGTGCAAGCCTATTCGATGAAAGTGGAAACGAAATTAAGTCCCAAGTTTCCCCCACACCGGATCACTTAGAGAACGACCATTTCCTGAAAATTTTAAAAGATACAATTCGTCCCCTCGTCAAAGATGGGATAGGAATTGGTGTGGGTTCCCCTGGCCCATTGGATAACGAACGTGGGGTGATGATCTCGAGTGCCAATATGTTAGGACTAAAAAACCTTCCCATCAAAGAATCACTCAAACAAGAATTCTCCCTTCCCGTTTGGTATGAAAACGATGCCAACTGTGCTGCATTAGGTGAAGCTTACTTTGGAGCTTATAAAAATACCGAATCACAACTCATACTCACCTTGGGAACGGGTGTCGGTGGAGGATTTGTGAACAAAGGTATTTTGTATTCTGGATACCTCGGTAATGGAATTGAAATTGGCCATACCACTTCTGTGATTGGTGGGGCCCTTTGTGGCTGTGGGGTTCGAGGTTGTGTGGAAAGTTACTTTTCCACGCGGGGTTTACTCAGTCGGTATAAAGAGAAGTCGAACCAAACTTTGGAAAATGCTGAAGAATTTTTTCAATTGGTTCGAAACAACGATCCTCTTGCCAAAGAAATCTTAGATTTTGGAACCTTGGCACTGGCCCACGCAGTCAGAAATGCCGTCCACTTACTAAACCCAGAAGCAGTTGTTTTTGTTGGGGGAATCACAAAATCTTATGACCTGTTCGGAAAAATATTAGAATCCGAAATCAGATCTTCCATCTTTCCTGTATTAAATGACAGATTAAAAATTGGTGCGGGGGCGAGTTTGTCTGGTGCCTTAGGCGCTGCATCTCTTGTGTTTTCGAAGGAGAAAGTATAG
- a CDS encoding VOC family protein has product MSGNRPFKVLGIQQVAIGGESKEKLSKFWVDVMGLTKVSDYRSEKENVDEDILSMGNGPFKVEIDLMQPIDPNKSPKVHDPKLNHIGLWIDKLEECVEYLTKQGVRFTPGGIRKGAAGYNVCFIHPKGNEEFPLCSEGVLVELVQAPDDVIKALS; this is encoded by the coding sequence ATGTCTGGAAATCGTCCTTTTAAAGTTTTAGGTATCCAACAAGTCGCCATCGGTGGTGAGTCGAAAGAAAAGTTATCCAAGTTTTGGGTAGATGTAATGGGCCTCACAAAAGTTTCTGATTATAGAAGTGAAAAGGAGAACGTGGACGAGGACATTCTGTCCATGGGTAACGGACCTTTCAAAGTAGAGATTGATCTTATGCAACCCATTGACCCAAATAAAAGTCCCAAAGTTCATGATCCCAAACTCAATCATATAGGTCTTTGGATTGATAAATTGGAAGAATGTGTTGAGTATTTAACCAAACAAGGTGTTAGGTTTACTCCTGGTGGAATTCGAAAAGGGGCTGCGGGGTATAACGTTTGTTTTATTCACCCTAAAGGAAACGAAGAGTTTCCTCTTTGCAGCGAGGGGGTCCTTGTCGAACTCGTGCAGGCTCCCGATGATGTGATTAAAGCTTTAAGTTAA
- a CDS encoding histidine triad nucleotide-binding protein, which yields MENCLFCKIASGEIQSKKEFESENILVFHDITPQAPFHVLIIPKVHISSMNQIGDLDPKILTEIFQTIPKIAEQNGISEKGYRLVNNCGSFGGQTVNHIHFHLLGGRHLKWPPG from the coding sequence ATGGAAAATTGTCTTTTCTGTAAAATTGCAAGTGGAGAAATCCAAAGCAAAAAGGAATTTGAATCAGAAAACATATTAGTGTTTCATGATATCACTCCGCAGGCCCCTTTTCATGTCCTCATCATTCCCAAAGTCCATATATCCAGTATGAATCAAATTGGAGATTTGGACCCAAAGATACTCACTGAGATATTTCAAACCATTCCTAAAATTGCAGAACAAAATGGAATTTCAGAAAAAGGTTATCGATTAGTAAACAATTGTGGAAGTTTCGGCGGACAAACTGTAAACCACATCCACTTTCACTTGCTAGGTGGTCGTCACCTAAAATGGCCACCGGGTTAA
- the ruvA gene encoding Holliday junction branch migration protein RuvA: MIASLRGKLIQLEMDHLIIDVAGVGYEVHIPFPLHLECKEKMKEEIFLHIFHSITDRGERLFGFSTRKDRELFQLIKSLHGIGELTALKILSFFHADDLYKIAKEDDRKTLEKIPKVKGKTSEKILFEIKQNLKKLEMFLNDESTKTDSEDRETDLATLALIQLGFDEKSATKQVADAKKLNPGYTASEIVKQVITGTR; this comes from the coding sequence ATGATTGCAAGTTTACGCGGGAAATTGATTCAATTGGAAATGGATCATCTGATCATAGATGTGGCTGGTGTTGGTTATGAAGTCCATATCCCCTTTCCTTTACATTTAGAATGTAAGGAGAAAATGAAAGAAGAGATTTTTTTACATATCTTTCATTCCATCACTGACAGAGGAGAACGTCTATTTGGATTTTCCACAAGAAAAGATAGAGAACTTTTCCAACTCATTAAATCTTTACATGGAATTGGAGAACTCACTGCACTGAAAATCTTATCATTTTTTCACGCAGATGATTTGTACAAAATTGCAAAAGAAGATGATAGAAAGACTTTGGAAAAAATTCCTAAAGTCAAAGGCAAAACTTCCGAAAAAATCCTTTTTGAAATCAAACAAAACTTAAAAAAACTAGAAATGTTTCTAAACGACGAATCCACAAAAACAGATTCGGAAGATAGAGAAACGGATCTGGCAACCCTTGCCCTTATTCAACTAGGTTTTGATGAGAAGTCTGCCACCAAACAAGTAGCAGATGCAAAAAAACTAAATCCTGGTTATACGGCTTCAGAAATAGTAAAACAAGTGATTACAGGAACTCGGTAG
- a CDS encoding patatin-like phospholipase family protein, whose amino-acid sequence MKQIRKSKHSALTQYLTLADLFKNLPHTVLREMKENTVREFLPGGEILFEENSEGSDLYILAAGKLRYEKRSPDGTIRDVGEFKRLDIIGELSLFTGEKRSATVKAIRDSELIRVPRDVALSILLKYPDSLLQITKIIAERLAHAKTDSKGFIPVSKTFSILSSLSKESLEEIIHKIGLIFLRYGSFCVVDEKVFLERTNELLSLDEKDREPWIIRFFSQLESEFDFVFYVLEDGKDVTAWTERALRQSDSVLFIKDANDEPNSIHLESLLDKKQFKDRTQILVLIQPNAEQVVPGTIRHLQKRKFSRHFHVHFDRLDTWERLGRGLLGKSIGLALGGGGAKGFAHLGVLSALEENQIPIDMVSGTSAGSIFAALIAMGESSSGSKEKAKAFWVSKDLLNEYTVPVLSLTTGKKYTEAIRQFFGSIQIEDLWIPFYAISTDLSHSEIHVHDRGDLWKAIRASTSIPGIVPPLIDEGVVYVDGGVLDNVPGITLKERGVGKVISVDVFGDIYPDQDKELGAYFDKTNPGVMTHPLTQITNLINFNEILRPKFPPIGDIIIRSILSSSRDRIRQTEKISDLFLQIPTNNFGLLDWFAYERLIELGYVSSIDKIIRNREKFINPTLQ is encoded by the coding sequence GTGAAACAAATTCGAAAATCGAAACATTCTGCTCTGACACAATATCTTACTTTGGCAGACCTTTTTAAAAACTTACCTCATACTGTGCTTCGCGAAATGAAAGAAAATACCGTCCGGGAATTTTTGCCTGGAGGCGAGATACTATTTGAGGAAAACTCAGAGGGAAGTGATTTATACATTCTTGCCGCAGGTAAACTTCGTTATGAAAAACGTTCCCCTGATGGGACAATCCGCGATGTTGGTGAATTCAAAAGACTTGATATCATTGGAGAACTAAGTTTATTCACAGGAGAAAAACGTTCTGCCACAGTAAAGGCCATTCGAGATTCCGAACTCATTCGTGTTCCGAGGGATGTGGCTCTCTCCATCCTCCTTAAATACCCAGATAGCCTTTTACAAATTACAAAAATCATCGCCGAACGTTTGGCACATGCGAAAACGGATAGTAAAGGTTTTATTCCTGTTTCCAAAACTTTTTCCATTTTAAGTTCTCTATCCAAAGAAAGTCTGGAGGAAATCATTCATAAAATAGGTCTTATCTTCCTTCGGTATGGATCTTTTTGTGTCGTTGATGAAAAGGTCTTTCTTGAGAGAACAAACGAGTTACTGTCGTTGGATGAGAAAGATCGGGAACCTTGGATCATTCGTTTTTTTTCTCAATTGGAATCGGAGTTTGATTTTGTTTTTTATGTATTAGAGGATGGGAAAGATGTTACTGCTTGGACGGAAAGGGCTTTGCGCCAATCCGATTCTGTTTTGTTTATCAAAGATGCTAATGATGAGCCCAATTCTATCCATTTGGAATCCCTTTTGGATAAAAAACAATTTAAGGACAGAACGCAAATTTTAGTTCTTATTCAACCTAACGCAGAACAGGTGGTTCCGGGAACCATTCGGCATTTGCAGAAAAGAAAGTTCAGTCGCCACTTCCATGTCCATTTTGATAGGTTAGATACTTGGGAAAGATTGGGTCGCGGGTTGCTTGGTAAGTCGATTGGACTTGCCCTCGGTGGTGGTGGAGCAAAGGGTTTTGCCCATCTCGGTGTTCTTTCTGCCTTAGAGGAAAACCAAATTCCGATTGATATGGTTTCTGGAACGAGTGCAGGTTCTATCTTTGCGGCTCTCATTGCAATGGGGGAATCAAGTAGCGGAAGCAAAGAAAAAGCAAAAGCCTTCTGGGTCTCCAAAGACTTATTAAACGAATATACAGTTCCTGTTTTGTCTCTCACTACAGGAAAAAAATATACAGAGGCCATTCGTCAATTTTTTGGTTCGATCCAAATCGAAGATTTATGGATTCCTTTTTATGCAATTTCTACAGACCTTTCTCATTCTGAAATACATGTTCATGATCGAGGAGATTTGTGGAAAGCGATTCGGGCAAGTACCTCCATTCCGGGAATTGTTCCTCCCTTAATTGACGAAGGAGTTGTTTATGTAGATGGGGGAGTTTTAGACAATGTTCCTGGAATCACCTTAAAGGAACGAGGGGTTGGAAAAGTAATTTCTGTAGATGTATTTGGCGACATTTATCCTGATCAGGATAAGGAACTAGGTGCATACTTTGATAAAACAAATCCAGGGGTGATGACCCATCCTTTGACACAGATTACTAACCTAATCAATTTTAATGAAATTCTCAGACCAAAGTTTCCTCCGATCGGTGACATTATCATTCGTTCGATCCTTTCCTCTAGTAGAGACCGAATTCGACAAACAGAAAAGATCTCAGATTTATTTTTGCAAATTCCCACCAATAACTTTGGACTTTTGGATTGGTTTGCCTATGAACGACTGATTGAATTGGGTTATGTTTCTTCCATAGATAAAATCATTCGCAACCGAGAGAAATTTATAAATCCTACTTTACAATAG
- a CDS encoding ABC transporter ATP-binding protein: MLLRVHNLTKRFGKDEAVSSVSFDVNQGDYVAIIGPSGSGKTTLLSMLTGMLSPTEGDILYDQIKLSQISKQELAEIRARDLGLVFQFSELVGNLTIKENILLPALFTRKFSNSDYIRKCDYLIEHLKLGDIQNAIPRTLSGGQIQKAAIARSLINDPAILFADEPSGDLDPENSYLVQLLLAEYNKRNHSIILVTHDMKLAFDAQTVYEMKNGKFAQVIKGE, from the coding sequence ATGTTACTACGTGTCCACAACCTAACCAAACGATTTGGCAAAGACGAGGCAGTGAGTTCCGTAAGCTTCGATGTAAACCAAGGGGATTACGTTGCCATCATTGGCCCATCGGGATCGGGCAAAACCACCTTACTCTCCATGCTCACAGGTATGCTCTCTCCCACAGAAGGTGACATTCTCTATGACCAAATCAAACTTTCGCAAATTTCCAAACAAGAACTGGCAGAAATTCGTGCAAGGGACTTAGGGCTCGTATTCCAGTTTTCTGAACTTGTCGGAAATCTTACCATCAAAGAAAACATTCTTTTACCGGCTCTTTTTACTCGTAAGTTTTCCAATTCTGACTACATTCGTAAATGCGATTATTTGATCGAACATCTAAAGTTAGGTGATATCCAAAATGCAATTCCCCGAACTTTGTCTGGGGGACAAATCCAAAAAGCAGCGATTGCCCGGTCACTGATCAACGATCCAGCTATCTTATTCGCAGATGAGCCATCGGGAGATTTGGATCCTGAAAATAGTTATCTTGTCCAACTCCTCCTTGCAGAATATAACAAAAGAAACCATTCGATTATTCTTGTCACACATGATATGAAACTTGCCTTTGATGCACAAACCGTTTACGAAATGAAAAACGGAAAGTTCGCCCAGGTAATTAAGGGAGAATGA